In Stenotrophomonas sp. ASS1, the following proteins share a genomic window:
- a CDS encoding Ku protein: protein MARPIWTGTLSFGLLNVPVSLMSGERKVDLQFRMLDSRDRKPIRFERVNADTGEEVPWKDIVKAYEYDKGSYVVLEEGDIRSAAPESHEAVEVESFVDAAQIDPRYYEKPYLLVPGKKAEKGYVLLRETLRSTGKVGIARVVVRTREYLCAVMPHEDALVLMILRYPQELVDPEDYKLPTGKLSDYRITSKETAMAEQLIESMAGDWDPSQYHDEFRERLQQVLNKRIKSKGGTTRVDDEPAPREDASTNVVDFMALLQKSLDANKRTPAKKAATRKAAAKSPVKKAAKKAVKKTTRRKAG, encoded by the coding sequence ATGGCCCGCCCGATCTGGACCGGCACGCTGTCGTTTGGCCTGCTCAACGTGCCGGTGTCGCTGATGTCCGGCGAACGCAAGGTCGACCTGCAGTTCCGCATGCTCGACTCCCGCGACCGCAAGCCGATCCGTTTCGAACGGGTCAACGCCGACACCGGCGAGGAGGTGCCCTGGAAGGACATCGTCAAAGCCTATGAGTACGACAAGGGCAGTTATGTCGTGCTGGAGGAAGGTGATATCCGTTCGGCGGCGCCGGAAAGCCACGAAGCGGTGGAGGTGGAATCGTTCGTGGATGCGGCGCAGATCGACCCACGCTACTACGAGAAACCGTATCTGCTGGTGCCTGGCAAGAAGGCCGAAAAGGGCTATGTGCTGTTGCGCGAAACGCTGCGCAGTACCGGCAAGGTGGGCATCGCGCGGGTGGTGGTGCGCACGCGCGAATACCTGTGCGCGGTGATGCCGCATGAGGACGCGCTGGTGTTGATGATCCTGCGCTATCCGCAGGAGCTGGTGGATCCCGAGGACTACAAGCTGCCCACCGGAAAACTGTCCGACTATCGCATCACCAGCAAGGAAACGGCGATGGCCGAACAGCTGATCGAGTCGATGGCCGGCGACTGGGATCCGTCGCAGTACCACGATGAATTCCGCGAGCGCCTGCAGCAGGTGTTGAACAAGCGCATCAAATCCAAGGGCGGCACCACCCGGGTGGACGATGAGCCGGCACCGCGCGAGGACGCCAGTACCAATGTGGTCGACTTCATGGCGCTGCTGCAGAAGAGCCTGGATGCGAACAAGCGAACGCCAGCGAAGAAGGCCGCAACGCGCAAAGCAGCCGCCAAGTCGCCAGTGAAGAAGGCCGCCAAAAAGGCCGTAAAGAAGACCACGCGGCGCAAGGCAGGTTGA
- the ligD gene encoding DNA ligase D translates to MSLHQYRRKRRLGGGAGQTPEPDDTPARGDPKRRPTFVIQLHHASSRHYDFRLEMDGVLKSWAVPKGPSLRVGEKRLAVEVEDHPLSYAGFEGDIPEGHYGAGHVDVFDHGTWACEGDPLQALAAGKIDFVLHGQRLAGGWKLVRTAMKGRQVQWLLIKRDDGEARDAEADDLLTAPTPKRASAAKKRSTAKAARAAPVARTTTRKADARWHARALQLHGARDTPYPLGFKPQLTDHRDSAPDGERWLHEIKWDGYRLLADLHNGEVKLRSRNGLDWTADFPEVAQAVLALPVRDARLDGELVVLDKEGRSDFAALQRVIDGSSKQPLRYIVFDLPDVAGVDISRAPLLERKALLKDLIGPAPGTLAFSEHVVDHGPQVFDASGEAGFEGIVSKQVDAPYVNTRARSWVKVKHEDTDEFVIVGYTAPKGSRVGFGSLLLAAPDKAGLRYVGRVGTGFDDERLRALLKALQPLAVKTSVLQLPAHVPFRAASVSWVKPVTVAEVAFRGWGKEGLLRQASFKRLRSDKQKEDLGMSTADAEAGGEVQITHPERVVFPKQKLSKGDVADYYQRMARWILPEITGRPLSLLRCPDGVGKACFFQKHHGPGLGDAVHAVPLQQKSGREDYVYIDDARGLLQLVQMNTLELHPWGATVADPEHPDRLVFDLDPGDGVSWAQVKAGARDVRDRLQQVGLESFVRLSGGKGVHVVVPLQPKAGWDEAKAFCEAFAQAMAEQAPDRYVATMSKAKRNGVIFIDWLRNTRGATSVCSWSLRARDSGGVAVPLRWEELARVSAADAFPMAKALARAKRLKGDPWQGIARLKQTLPSLKR, encoded by the coding sequence ATGTCGCTGCACCAGTACCGGCGCAAGCGCAGACTGGGTGGTGGCGCCGGGCAGACGCCGGAGCCTGACGACACGCCCGCACGCGGCGATCCGAAGCGGCGGCCGACCTTCGTCATCCAGCTGCATCACGCAAGCTCGCGTCACTATGACTTCCGCCTGGAAATGGACGGCGTACTGAAGAGCTGGGCCGTGCCCAAGGGGCCTTCGCTGCGCGTCGGTGAGAAGCGGCTGGCCGTGGAGGTGGAAGATCACCCGTTGTCCTACGCCGGTTTCGAAGGAGACATTCCTGAAGGCCACTATGGCGCTGGCCACGTGGATGTCTTCGATCACGGCACCTGGGCCTGTGAAGGTGATCCACTGCAGGCGCTGGCGGCTGGAAAGATCGACTTCGTGCTGCACGGGCAACGCCTGGCCGGTGGCTGGAAGCTGGTGCGTACGGCAATGAAAGGGCGTCAGGTGCAGTGGCTGCTGATCAAGCGCGACGACGGCGAAGCGCGCGACGCGGAGGCGGATGACCTGCTGACGGCACCCACGCCGAAACGAGCATCTGCGGCGAAGAAGCGTTCCACAGCGAAGGCGGCGCGTGCTGCACCCGTCGCACGCACGACCACGCGCAAGGCCGATGCGCGTTGGCATGCACGCGCGCTGCAACTGCACGGCGCACGTGATACGCCCTATCCCCTTGGGTTCAAACCGCAGTTGACCGATCATCGCGACAGTGCCCCCGACGGCGAGCGCTGGCTGCACGAGATCAAGTGGGACGGCTATCGTCTGCTGGCCGATCTGCACAATGGCGAGGTGAAACTCCGCTCGCGCAACGGCCTGGACTGGACGGCCGATTTTCCCGAGGTCGCGCAGGCCGTGCTGGCGCTGCCGGTGCGCGATGCGCGCCTGGATGGCGAGCTGGTGGTTCTGGACAAGGAAGGACGCAGCGATTTCGCAGCACTGCAGCGCGTGATCGATGGAAGCTCGAAGCAACCATTGCGTTACATCGTGTTCGATCTTCCGGATGTGGCCGGCGTGGACATCAGTCGTGCGCCGTTGCTGGAACGCAAGGCGCTGCTGAAGGATCTCATCGGGCCGGCGCCCGGCACACTGGCCTTCAGCGAACACGTGGTCGACCATGGGCCGCAGGTGTTCGATGCCAGCGGCGAGGCGGGCTTCGAAGGCATCGTGAGCAAGCAGGTGGATGCGCCGTACGTAAACACCCGCGCGCGCAGCTGGGTGAAGGTGAAGCACGAAGACACCGACGAGTTCGTGATCGTCGGCTATACGGCACCCAAGGGTTCCCGGGTGGGATTCGGCTCGCTGCTTCTGGCCGCGCCGGACAAGGCCGGGCTGCGCTATGTGGGCCGCGTGGGTACCGGCTTCGACGACGAGCGCCTGCGCGCGCTGCTCAAGGCACTGCAGCCTTTGGCAGTGAAGACGTCGGTGCTGCAGCTGCCGGCGCATGTGCCGTTCCGCGCCGCCAGCGTAAGCTGGGTGAAACCGGTGACGGTCGCGGAGGTGGCGTTCCGTGGCTGGGGCAAGGAAGGCCTGCTGCGCCAGGCCAGTTTCAAGCGGTTGCGCAGCGACAAGCAGAAGGAGGACCTGGGAATGAGCACCGCAGATGCCGAAGCCGGAGGTGAGGTCCAGATCACCCATCCTGAGCGGGTGGTGTTTCCAAAGCAGAAACTGAGCAAGGGCGACGTGGCCGACTACTACCAGCGCATGGCGCGCTGGATCCTGCCTGAAATCACCGGGCGTCCGCTGTCACTGCTGCGCTGCCCGGACGGCGTCGGCAAGGCCTGCTTCTTCCAGAAGCACCATGGCCCCGGCCTGGGCGATGCGGTACATGCGGTGCCCCTGCAGCAGAAAAGCGGCCGCGAGGACTACGTTTACATCGACGATGCAAGAGGACTGCTGCAGCTGGTGCAGATGAACACCCTGGAACTGCATCCCTGGGGGGCGACCGTGGCTGACCCCGAGCATCCGGATCGACTGGTGTTCGATCTCGACCCTGGTGACGGCGTCAGCTGGGCACAGGTGAAAGCCGGTGCACGCGATGTGCGTGACCGCCTGCAGCAGGTGGGTCTGGAGAGCTTCGTACGCCTGTCTGGCGGCAAGGGGGTGCACGTGGTGGTGCCACTGCAGCCCAAGGCTGGCTGGGACGAAGCCAAGGCATTCTGCGAGGCGTTCGCACAGGCGATGGCGGAGCAGGCGCCGGACCGCTACGTGGCGACGATGAGCAAGGCGAAGCGCAATGGCGTCATCTTCATCGACTGGCTGCGCAACACCCGAGGCGCCACCAGCGTGTGCTCGTGGTCGCTGCGTGCACGCGATTCTGGCGGCGTGGCGGTGCCGCTGCGCTGGGAAGAACTGGCGCGGGTGAGCGCGGCCGACGCGTTTCCGATGGCCAAGGCGCTGGCGCGTGCCAAGCGGCTGAAGGGTGACCCATGGCAAGGCATCGCGCGATTGAAGCAGACGCTGCCGTCGCTGAAGCGGTAG
- the adhP gene encoding alcohol dehydrogenase AdhP, with amino-acid sequence MNSTMKAAVVREFGKPLVIEEVQVPRPGAGEVLVKIEACGVCHTDLHAAEGDWPVKPNPPFIPGHEGVGHIVAVGGGVGHVKEGDRVGIPWLYSACGHCEHCLGGWETLCETQRNTGYSVNGGFAEYAVADANYVGLLPKDVGFVEIAPVLCAGVTVYKGLKVTDTKPGDWVAISGIGGLGHMAVQYARAMGLNVAAVDVDDSKLALARQLGAQITVNALTTDPAAFLKKEIGGAHGALVTAVSPKAFEQALGMVRRGGTVSLNGLPPGNFPLDIFGMVLNGITVRGSIVGTRLDLQESLQFAAEGKVAATVSTDRLENINDVFARMHAGTIEGRVVLDFAA; translated from the coding sequence ATGAATTCGACCATGAAGGCCGCCGTGGTGCGTGAGTTCGGCAAGCCACTGGTGATCGAGGAAGTCCAGGTACCGCGCCCGGGGGCGGGCGAAGTACTGGTCAAGATCGAGGCCTGTGGCGTCTGCCACACCGACCTGCACGCCGCCGAGGGCGACTGGCCGGTGAAACCGAACCCGCCGTTCATCCCCGGCCACGAGGGCGTGGGGCACATCGTGGCCGTGGGAGGCGGGGTAGGGCACGTCAAGGAAGGCGACAGGGTCGGCATCCCCTGGTTGTACTCGGCGTGTGGCCATTGCGAACACTGCCTGGGTGGCTGGGAAACGCTGTGCGAGACACAGCGCAACACCGGTTACTCGGTCAACGGCGGCTTCGCCGAGTACGCAGTGGCTGATGCCAACTATGTCGGCCTGCTTCCGAAGGACGTGGGCTTCGTCGAGATCGCGCCGGTGCTGTGCGCCGGCGTGACCGTCTACAAGGGCCTGAAAGTCACCGACACCAAGCCCGGTGACTGGGTGGCGATTTCCGGCATCGGTGGCCTGGGCCACATGGCGGTGCAGTACGCCCGCGCGATGGGCCTGAACGTGGCTGCGGTGGATGTGGACGACAGCAAGCTGGCATTGGCCCGGCAGCTCGGCGCGCAGATCACTGTCAACGCGCTCACCACCGACCCCGCCGCCTTCCTGAAGAAGGAAATCGGTGGCGCGCACGGTGCGCTGGTCACCGCGGTTTCGCCGAAGGCGTTCGAGCAGGCACTGGGCATGGTCCGCCGTGGCGGCACCGTCTCGCTCAATGGCCTGCCACCCGGCAATTTCCCGCTGGACATCTTCGGCATGGTGCTCAACGGCATCACCGTGCGTGGCTCGATCGTCGGCACCCGGCTGGACCTGCAGGAGTCGCTGCAGTTCGCCGCCGAAGGCAAGGTCGCGGCCACGGTCAGCACCGACCGCCTGGAAAACATCAACGACGTGTTCGCGCGCATGCACGCGGGCACCATCGAAGGCCGCGTGGTGCTCGACTTCGCCGCCTGA
- the eda gene encoding bifunctional 4-hydroxy-2-oxoglutarate aldolase/2-dehydro-3-deoxy-phosphogluconate aldolase codes for MSSADPRLRALLKLAPVIPVYTPEDVNEAVEVAQALFRGGLPVIEVTLRTPQALDAIKAMVEAVPDAVIGAGTVLNAAQMQAAKQAGARFAVSPGATPTLYAAARDADLPYLPGAATASDLILGLEHGHDTFKFFPAVQAGGAALLAAWHGPFADVRFCPTGGISAQTAPQFLHLPNVLCVGGSWLTTPALLQTRDWDAIERLAREASVLAG; via the coding sequence ATGTCCAGCGCTGATCCGCGCCTGCGCGCGCTGTTGAAGCTGGCACCGGTGATTCCGGTGTACACCCCCGAAGATGTGAATGAAGCGGTCGAAGTGGCCCAGGCGCTGTTCCGCGGTGGCCTGCCGGTGATCGAAGTGACGCTGCGCACGCCGCAGGCGCTGGATGCGATCAAGGCGATGGTCGAGGCCGTGCCCGATGCGGTAATCGGTGCCGGCACCGTGCTCAACGCCGCGCAGATGCAGGCAGCCAAGCAGGCCGGTGCGCGTTTCGCGGTGTCCCCCGGTGCCACCCCGACGCTGTATGCCGCCGCGCGTGATGCCGACCTGCCATACCTGCCCGGTGCCGCCACTGCCTCCGACCTGATCCTGGGCCTGGAGCACGGCCACGACACCTTCAAGTTCTTCCCGGCGGTGCAGGCCGGTGGCGCTGCGCTGCTGGCGGCCTGGCACGGCCCGTTCGCCGATGTGCGCTTCTGCCCGACCGGCGGCATCAGCGCGCAGACCGCGCCGCAGTTCCTGCACCTGCCCAACGTGCTGTGCGTGGGCGGCTCGTGGCTGACCACCCCGGCGCTGCTGCAGACCCGCGACTGGGATGCGATCGAGCGTCTGGCCCGCGAGGCCTCGGTACTGGCCGGCTGA
- a CDS encoding cysteine dioxygenase family protein, protein MDLQTSPFPVFRGRDRLIAAVDAAMTSGDAERITADLQLALQEAIADSRIELPECVHRPVSDHYARRPLYHSREHGYSVIAMSWGPGQGTPLHDHDAMWCVEGVWSGELEITRYELLERNGERCRFRRHAVLRGGCGSAGSLIPPHEYHTLRNASNEALAISVHVYEAQMERSAVFDPLGGDWYQRRIQALQADPA, encoded by the coding sequence ATGGACCTGCAGACTTCTCCGTTTCCGGTGTTCCGTGGCCGCGACAGGTTGATCGCTGCGGTCGACGCGGCGATGACCTCCGGTGATGCCGAGCGCATCACTGCCGACCTGCAGCTGGCGCTGCAGGAAGCCATCGCGGACAGCCGCATCGAATTGCCCGAGTGCGTACACCGTCCGGTCAGTGATCATTACGCGCGACGCCCGCTGTACCACAGCCGCGAACACGGCTACAGCGTGATTGCCATGAGCTGGGGCCCAGGGCAGGGCACGCCGCTGCACGACCACGATGCCATGTGGTGTGTGGAGGGAGTGTGGTCAGGCGAGCTGGAGATCACCCGCTATGAACTGCTGGAGCGCAACGGTGAGCGCTGCCGCTTCCGCCGCCACGCCGTGCTGCGCGGGGGCTGCGGCAGTGCCGGCAGCCTGATTCCGCCGCACGAGTACCACACCCTGCGCAACGCCAGCAACGAAGCGCTGGCGATCTCGGTACACGTGTACGAGGCGCAGATGGAGCGCTCTGCGGTGTTCGATCCGCTCGGTGGTGACTGGTACCAACGCCGCATCCAGGCATTGCAGGCCGACCCGGCCTGA
- a CDS encoding LacI family DNA-binding transcriptional regulator: MSVRIISDAALPASKGKAATINDIARLSGVSKKTVSRIINNSPLVRKDTRDKVEALMREVGYVPDPLARGLAFRRSFLIGLVYDDPGAQCIVDLQHGALEALRGTGYELVVHPCDSLAPDCAYGVRRFVQQQKLHGVILGPRASESAALTEMLDGIECRYVRINAHVSDDEAQAVVTHDRDGAAAAAGYLLSLGHRDIAVIAGPGDRRTARERTHGFLDRLAQVGLTLPGERVLEAGDTFESGVHAAERLLMGGQRPSAIFAGNDEMAAGVYQVALRAGIAVPQQLSIVSYDDSPLASRLWPPLTSVRRHVSDIGRMAAAMLVQADVPDAPTATSVHPQLMVRGSCRAVDA, from the coding sequence ATGTCAGTGCGAATTATTAGCGATGCCGCGTTGCCGGCATCCAAGGGCAAGGCTGCCACGATCAACGACATCGCACGACTGTCGGGAGTTTCCAAGAAAACGGTTTCAAGAATCATCAACAACTCGCCGCTGGTGCGCAAAGACACCCGCGACAAGGTCGAGGCGTTGATGCGCGAGGTCGGTTACGTGCCCGACCCCCTGGCGCGCGGCCTCGCGTTCCGCCGCTCCTTCCTGATCGGCCTGGTGTATGACGACCCGGGCGCCCAATGCATCGTCGACCTGCAGCACGGCGCGTTGGAAGCGCTGCGCGGCACCGGCTATGAACTGGTCGTGCATCCCTGCGACAGCCTGGCTCCGGACTGTGCGTACGGCGTGCGGCGCTTCGTGCAGCAGCAGAAGCTGCATGGCGTGATCCTGGGCCCGCGTGCCTCCGAGTCAGCTGCGTTGACGGAGATGCTCGACGGCATTGAATGCCGCTACGTCCGCATCAACGCGCATGTGTCGGATGACGAGGCACAGGCCGTGGTCACCCATGATCGCGACGGTGCAGCCGCGGCAGCGGGCTACCTGCTCTCGCTCGGCCACCGCGATATCGCGGTGATTGCCGGTCCGGGTGACCGCCGTACCGCACGCGAGCGCACTCATGGCTTCCTCGACCGGCTGGCGCAGGTGGGCCTGACCCTGCCGGGTGAACGCGTGCTGGAAGCGGGCGATACGTTCGAGTCGGGCGTGCATGCCGCCGAACGGCTGCTGATGGGCGGACAGCGGCCCAGTGCGATCTTTGCCGGCAACGACGAAATGGCTGCCGGCGTGTACCAGGTGGCGTTGCGTGCGGGCATCGCGGTGCCGCAGCAGTTGTCGATCGTCAGCTACGACGACAGCCCGCTGGCGTCGCGGCTGTGGCCGCCGCTGACCTCGGTGCGCCGCCATGTGTCCGACATCGGGCGCATGGCGGCGGCGATGCTGGTGCAGGCCGACGTGCCGGATGCGCCGACCGCAACCAGCGTGCACCCGCAGCTGATGGTGCGCGGTTCCTGCCGGGCCGTGGACGCCTGA
- the phhA gene encoding phenylalanine 4-monooxygenase — protein sequence MDLAQPRRVEHQQTDKGYVPVYTTALVEQPWDTYSADDHATWSTLYQRQRELLVGRACQEFLDAQDEMGMNAHMIPRFAQLNEVLGAATGWTLVGVEGLLPELDFFDHLANRRFPVTWWIRRPDQIDYIAEPDLFHDLFGHVPLLMNPVFADYMEAYGRGGVKAHAIGPDALQNLTRLYWYTVEFGLIDTPDGLRIYGAGIVSSKGESLYSLESAAPNRIGFDLQRIMRTKYRIDTFQKTYFVIDSFEQLMQATSPDFTPIYAALSDQAHLPAGDVQGDDRVFQKGTGEGWADGGDV from the coding sequence ATGGACCTCGCCCAGCCCCGCCGCGTCGAACACCAGCAGACCGACAAGGGCTACGTGCCGGTGTATACCACCGCGCTCGTCGAGCAGCCGTGGGACACCTACAGCGCCGACGACCACGCCACCTGGAGCACGCTGTACCAGCGCCAGCGCGAACTGCTGGTCGGCCGCGCCTGCCAGGAATTCCTGGATGCACAGGACGAGATGGGCATGAACGCGCACATGATTCCGCGCTTCGCCCAGCTCAACGAAGTACTGGGCGCGGCCACCGGCTGGACCCTGGTCGGCGTGGAAGGCCTGCTGCCGGAACTGGATTTCTTCGACCACCTGGCCAACCGCCGTTTCCCGGTGACCTGGTGGATCCGTCGCCCGGACCAGATCGATTACATCGCCGAACCGGACCTGTTCCACGATCTGTTCGGCCATGTGCCGCTGCTGATGAACCCGGTGTTCGCCGACTACATGGAGGCGTACGGCCGTGGCGGCGTCAAAGCCCACGCGATCGGCCCGGATGCACTGCAGAACCTGACCCGCCTGTACTGGTACACGGTGGAGTTCGGCCTGATCGATACGCCCGACGGCCTGCGCATCTACGGCGCCGGCATCGTGTCGTCGAAGGGCGAATCGCTGTACTCGCTGGAGTCGGCTGCGCCCAACCGCATCGGCTTCGACCTGCAGCGGATCATGCGTACCAAGTACCGCATCGACACCTTCCAGAAGACCTACTTCGTCATCGACAGTTTCGAACAGCTGATGCAGGCGACCTCGCCGGACTTCACCCCGATCTACGCGGCGCTGTCTGATCAGGCGCATCTGCCGGCGGGCGATGTGCAGGGCGATGACCGCGTGTTCCAGAAGGGCACCGGCGAAGGCTGGGCCGACGGCGGCGACGTGTAG
- a CDS encoding Lrp/AsnC family transcriptional regulator has translation MAGEVQFDRTDIRLLAEIQRDGRATNAELATRVNLSPSACLRRLQRLESEGVIVGYGARLEPRQLRLGLQAFVRVQLEKHDQAAIGHFVDSVQGWDEVVACHALTGDMDYLLHVYVRDLEHFSHFLLDRLLNAGGVADANSSFVLRTVKGFQALPLSQLE, from the coding sequence ATGGCCGGAGAAGTCCAGTTCGATCGCACGGATATACGTCTGCTGGCTGAAATCCAGCGGGATGGGCGCGCCACCAACGCCGAGCTGGCGACACGGGTGAACCTCTCGCCCTCGGCCTGCCTGCGTCGCCTGCAGCGGTTGGAAAGCGAGGGCGTGATCGTCGGCTATGGCGCGCGGCTGGAACCGCGCCAGCTGCGCCTGGGCCTTCAGGCCTTCGTGCGCGTGCAGCTGGAAAAGCACGACCAGGCCGCCATCGGCCACTTCGTGGACAGCGTGCAGGGCTGGGATGAAGTGGTGGCCTGCCATGCACTGACCGGCGACATGGACTACCTGCTGCACGTCTACGTGCGCGACCTGGAGCACTTCTCGCACTTCCTGCTGGACCGGCTGCTCAATGCCGGCGGCGTGGCCGATGCCAATTCCAGCTTCGTGCTGCGCACGGTGAAGGGCTTCCAGGCATTGCCGCTTTCGCAGCTGGAATAA
- a CDS encoding patatin-like phospholipase family protein, with the protein MSLFRPRMLLSVALIGLLAGCGGDPVRPTPPPAPTVVPQAKPVKIGIALGGGAAKGFAHIGVIKMLEANGFEPAVVSGTSAGSVVGALYASGMDAFQMQSKAVALDEASIRDVRLFSGGLVQGQKLQDYVNEQVANRPAERLKKPFAAVATQLETGERSIFVRGNVGQAVRASSSIPGVFEPVKIGGRNYIDGGVVSPVPVDAARQLGADFVIAVDISSKASGKAPTDMLGIVNQSISIMGQRLGEQELARADIVIRPKVLDIGAADFSQRGTAILEGEKAAMAAMPQIRAKIQQLQRARAAAAAPAPVAAPKCEEASRLGKLMGRKDKC; encoded by the coding sequence ATGAGCCTGTTCCGCCCCCGCATGCTGCTGTCCGTCGCCCTGATCGGCCTGCTGGCCGGCTGCGGTGGCGATCCGGTCCGTCCCACGCCGCCGCCGGCACCCACCGTGGTGCCGCAGGCCAAGCCGGTGAAGATCGGCATCGCCCTCGGTGGCGGCGCAGCCAAGGGCTTCGCGCACATCGGCGTGATCAAGATGCTGGAGGCCAACGGCTTCGAACCGGCCGTGGTGTCCGGCACCAGCGCCGGCAGCGTGGTCGGTGCGCTGTACGCCAGCGGCATGGACGCGTTCCAGATGCAGAGCAAGGCGGTCGCGCTGGACGAAGCCAGCATCCGCGACGTGCGCCTGTTCTCCGGCGGCCTGGTGCAGGGCCAGAAGCTGCAGGACTACGTCAACGAGCAGGTTGCCAACCGTCCTGCCGAGCGCCTGAAGAAGCCGTTCGCCGCCGTCGCCACCCAGCTCGAGACCGGCGAGCGCTCGATCTTCGTGCGCGGCAACGTCGGCCAGGCGGTGCGCGCGTCCAGCAGCATTCCCGGCGTGTTCGAACCGGTGAAGATCGGCGGTCGCAACTACATCGATGGCGGCGTGGTCAGCCCGGTGCCGGTGGATGCCGCGCGCCAGCTCGGCGCCGACTTCGTGATCGCCGTGGACATCTCCAGCAAGGCCAGCGGCAAGGCGCCGACCGACATGCTGGGCATCGTCAACCAGTCCATCTCGATCATGGGCCAGCGCCTGGGCGAGCAGGAACTGGCGCGCGCCGACATCGTCATCCGCCCGAAGGTGCTGGACATCGGCGCCGCCGACTTCAGCCAGCGTGGCACCGCCATCCTGGAAGGCGAGAAGGCCGCGATGGCAGCCATGCCGCAGATCCGCGCGAAGATCCAGCAGCTGCAGCGCGCACGTGCCGCCGCAGCCGCACCGGCACCGGTGGCCGCGCCGAAGTGCGAGGAAGCCTCGCGCCTGGGCAAGCTGATGGGCCGCAAGGACAAGTGCTGA